A single region of the Plasmodium malariae genome assembly, chromosome: 7 genome encodes:
- the PmUG01_07025500 gene encoding pseudouridylate synthase, putative, with translation MKIVIPITSGFNVVDEHFEPKYFIKNKMRFVTPYVYTYKLYSKKRWMGRKIVDVLNSEFCAYDINYFVESIRKGYIKVNNENVTSDYIIKSNDFIEHKLLLFEKPVIHNKIIILYEDENFICVYKSSSIPTHPVGSYQFNSLLRIIQNYISKRLSLKRDSSVFDKSECKLDEDIIKICFNFAKVNIPFVNDVNVMEKAEHMKEIEQIKKQKMREQNVPFPASYNVNYNVDEKGTSDHLPKLHAAKKRKNCQINIIEENNMNKSDNNNKFAKCSEESDKKLGKFPLMNTKYTKGENCKKDKTNQTEQTGQTEQTEQTNQTDQTEQTEQTEQTNQTDQTEQTEQTEQTEQTNQTDQTEQTEQTDQKSQVQLLNENLFSPTSEIKTSLLDDLSTKKDALNNEKRKIRSSNDCGCYMSYNSLITKCGGNNNRGDMSQNNLSSKRSGNLVSGGNKMNSKSELICNGLNVTGKKDQKEESKEKDDSYIYTLHRLDKLTSGIVLFGKNKKFSTFFSQNISNNKIKKSYITRVDGDFRDLIKKLLNENKILAGTNNNSNSKLYSDSKLYSDSKIYSDSNNNDYLNDLIEHYCSNTKEDTPLILNDENSFKNDIFLYENTYKKEDLTIEKNNMNSLMKIVNEKKNYLKDVFDISKFVEEGVAEKEKLIGNPKGEQKEELKKKKPKGKLKEGEKEEEQSDVSGEKNFANNPEKNYYDEFEEYSKYFVVDFGYMYCENKKLLKYVFTKYTKSNHKISYNYSLKPSVTKFMFLSYNPSLNESLILCQPVTGRTHQIRAHLNYLSFPISNDPNYNKKFGEEYMSKSKCLHFDQKIEKESGMIRQDREMNHQDSEVSDQNGKENMNIQKNMESEKYSYFPLIPFLNTSFNWLYDENINLNDSYTEENLHNYFFKNIDNITYHSSGIFLHSFRYTWEKIFDVFTLLPRWCYLFYISKNVLTFLFYSSLS, from the coding sequence ATGAAAATTGTGATACCGATTACTAGTGGATTTAATGTTGTCGATGAACATTTTGAGCCCaagtattttataaaaaacaagaTGCGTTTTGTTACCCCATACGTTTACACATATAAACTGTATTCCAAAAAAAGATGGATGGGGAGAAAAATAGTGGATGTTCTAAACTCAGAATTTTGTGCCtatgatataaattattttgttgaGTCAATAAGAAAaggatatataaaagtaaataatgaaaatgtaactagtgattatataataaaaagtaatgaCTTCATTGAACataaattactattattCGAAAAACCTGtcatacataataaaattataatactgTATGAAGATGAAAATTTCATTTGCGTTTATAAATCCTCCAGTATACCTACGCACCCCGTTGGTTCATATCAGTTTAATTCTCTCCTAAgaattattcaaaattatattagCAAAAGATTATCATTAAAAAGAGATTCCTCTGTTTTTGATAAATCGGAATGTAAGTTAGACGAagacataataaaaatatgttttaattttgcaAAAGTAAATATTCCATTTGTTAATGATGTCAATGTGATGGAAAAAGCAGAACACATGAAAGAAATAGAACAaataaagaaacaaaaaatgagaGAACAAAATGTACCGTTCCCTGCTTCATAcaatgtaaattataatgtTGATGAAAAGGGGACGAGTGATCACTTACCCAAACTTCATGCCgcgaaaaagagaaaaaattgtcaaattaatataatcgaagaaaataatatgaacaagtcagataataacaataaatttGCAAAGTGTTCAGAAGAGAGTGATAAAAAATTGGGGAAATTCCCACTGATGAATACAAAGTACACAAAGGGCGAAAATTGCAAAAAGGACAAAACGAACCAAACGGAACAAACGGGCCAAACGGAACAAACGGAACAAACGAACCAAACGGACCAAACGGAACAAACGGAACAAACGGAACAAACGAACCAAACGGACCAAACGGAACAAACGGAACAAACGGAACAAACGGAACAAACGAACCAAACGGACCAAACGGAACAAACGGAACAAACGGACCAAAAGAGCCAAGTGCAACTTCTAAATGAGAACCTATTTTCCCCTACGAGTGAAATTAAAACTTCTTTACTTGATGACTTAAGCACCAAAAAGGATGCGCTAAATAACGAAAAGCGAAAAATCAGAAGCAGTAACGATTGCGGTTGTTATATGAGTTATAATAGTCTAATCACTAAATGCGgcggtaataataatagggGTGATATGAGTCAAAATAATCTAAGCAGTAAACGCAGTGGTAATCTAGTCAGTGGAGGTAACAAAATGAACTCCAAAAGTGAGCTGATATGCAATGGGCTAAATGTTACAGGCAAAAAAGACCAAAAAGAGGAGAGTAAAGAAAAAGAcgattcatatatatacacactaCACAGATTAGACAAACTAACCTCAGGCATAGTACTGTTtggaaagaataaaaaattttctaccTTCTTTTCtcaaaatatatcaaataataaaattaaaaaatcgTACATTACAAGAGTGGATGGCGATTTTCGAGACCTCATTAAAAAGCTTCTAAATGAGAATAAAATACTGGCGGGTaccaataataatagtaatagtaaacTTTATAGTGATAGTAAACTTTATAGTGATAGTAAAATTTATAgtgatagtaataataacgaCTATTTAAACGATTTGATTGAACACTACTGTAGCAATACTAAGGAGGATACTCCTCTAATATTGAATGATGAAAACTCATTTAAAAAtgacatatttttatacgaAAACACATACAAAAAGGAGGATTTGACAATCGAGAAAAACAATATGAATTCACTAATGAAAATtgtgaatgaaaaaaaaaattatttaaaggaTGTTTTTGACATAAGTAAATTTGTGGAAGAAGGGGTagcagaaaaagaaaagctaATCGGGAATCCAAAAGGAGAGCAAAaggaagaattaaaaaaaaaaaagccaaAAGGAAAGCTGAAGGAAGGAGAAAAGGAAGAGGAACAAAGTGATGTGAGTggtgaaaaaaattttgcaaaTAACCCAGAAAAGAACTATTACGACGAATTTGAGGAATACAGCAAATACTTTGTTGTTGACTTCGGTTACATGTActgtgaaaataaaaaactgtTAAAGTatgtttttacaaaatatacaaaaagtaatcataaaatttcttataattattctttaaaacCTAGTGTAACTAAATTTATGTTCTTATCATATAATCCATCCCTCAATGAGTCCCTTATTTTATGTCAGCCTGTGACAGGAAGAACTCACCAAATAAGGGCTCATCTgaattatttatcttttcctATATCGAATGATCcaaattataacaaaaaatttggaGAAGAATATATGAGCAAATCGAAGTGCTTACACTTTGACCAAAAGATAGAAAAAGAGAGCGGAATGATTCGTCAAGACAGAGAAATGAATCATCAAGATAGCGAAGTGAGTGATCAGAATGGTAaggaaaatatgaatatcCAAAAGAACATGGAGTCcgaaaaatattcttattttccACTCATTccctttttaaatacatCCTTTAATTGGctatatgatgaaaatataaatttaaatgattcATATACTGAAGAAAATTTGCATAATTacttctttaaaaatattgataatATTACTTATCATAGTTCagg